One genomic window of Glycine soja cultivar W05 chromosome 9, ASM419377v2, whole genome shotgun sequence includes the following:
- the LOC114367931 gene encoding protein PHOTOPERIOD-INDEPENDENT EARLY FLOWERING 1-like isoform X2 — protein MASKGPRSRIDHESRAKRQKALEAPREPRRPKTHWDHVLEEMVWLSKDFESERKWKLAQAKKVALRASKGMLDQATRGEKKMKEEEQRLRKVALNISKDVKKFWTKIEKLVLYKHQMELDEKKKKALDKQLEFLLGQTERYSTMLAENLGDPYKSAENNSAEHRKSIHCKDVHDVINEPKEADVVEYQSDAADNDEEYDVQSDDELEDDERTIEQDEALITKEERQEELAALRDEMDLPIQELLKRYAGEKGESVMKGSSPEHSEDGGKIVRAGDENRDDLLSVSKVDTSNSSMVSGRRCDESNGDVATPTNNLSQCEDGQSENLKETPSETANEDFAYDFTDEEEDGDFLLVTEDKDDETTLSEEEKMERVDTIDPKDEIALLQKESDMPVEELLARYKRDPSDDEDGEYESDYASALSEKHSDSPVHQDAGQKDPAIPMDEDIKSGEHLAATIQFQEEQRESPRENLEKRESEDIIADAAAAARSAQPTGNTFSTTNVRTKFPFLLKYSLREYQHIGLDWLVTMYEKRLNGILADEMGLGKTIMTISLLAHLACDKGIWGPHLIVVPTSVMLNWETEFLKWCPAFKILTYFGSAKERKLKRQGWLKPNSFHVCITTYRLVIQDSKVFKRKKWKYLILDEAHLIKNWKSQRWQTLLNFNSKRRILLTGTPLQNDLMELWSLMHFLMPHVFQSHQEFKDWFSNPISGMVDGEEKINKEVVDRLHNVLRPFLLRRLKRDVEKQLPMKHEHVIYCRLSKRQRNLYEDFIASSETQATLASANFFGMISIIMQLRKVCNHPDLFEGRPIVSSFDMCGIDIQLSSSVCSILLPSPFSTVDLRGLGLLFTHLDSMAAWESDEVQTIETPATLIMERTDMTELEVIRPQKCQKKLQGTNIFEEIQRAIWEERLKEAKERAAAIAWWNSLRCKRRPIYSTTLRDLVTLRHPVYDIHQVKADPVSYLYSSKLADIVLSPVERFQKMTDVVESFMFSIPAARAPSPVCWCSTSETNVFLHPSYKQKCSEVLLPLLAPIRPAIVRRQVYFPDRRLIQFDCGKLQELAILLRKLKSEGHRALIFTQMTKMLDILEAFINLYGYTYMRLDGSTQPEERQTLMQRFNTNPKYFLFILSTRSGGVGINLVGADTVIFYDSDWNPAMDQQAQDRCHRIGQTREVHIYRLISESTIEENILKKANQKRALDNLVIQSGGYNTEFFKKLDPMELFSGHRTLSIKNIVKEKDQNNGEVSVTNDDVEAALKCVEDEADYMALKKVELEEAVDNQEFTEEAIGRLEEDEYVNEDDDTAELGESVSNLNKENVLMLNGTDHKEDRPTHSVPVKEDDPDMLADVKQMAAAAAAAGQAISAFENELRPIDQYAIRFLELWDPIIDKTALESEVRIEDTEWELDRIEKYKEEMEAEIDEDEEPLVYESWDADYATTAYRQHVEALAQHQLMEELEYEARQKEAEEETCDSKKTPTPGDSKPKSKKKPKKAKFKSLKKGSLTSGLRPVKEESQAQPMNIDDENVPGLDFQSPNSTMQKKRKKSKLTTDGEEEKRLKKSKKSKRDSPDIYASDLESNSLVVQDEHAESKTCESLVDLEQKTASRSKMGGKISITPIPLKQVWMIKPEKLKKGNHWSKDCIPPADFWLPQEDAILCAVVHEYGPNWSLVSETLYGMSGGGSYRGRYRHPVQCCERFRELFQKYVLLSMDNANHEKINSPGSGKALLKVTEDNIRMLLDVASEQVNRELLLQKHFFALLSSVWKVASHVDHRRNPSPSCNGLYFDQSFYTSIGQPSQNSLKKSSERMAFANLAPSKNLVAAALDDITTRQVNDKVILSNQGEDMPVSADQLDITLEFAKEDSDVLSSFPSVINLSIHGTEPTPSLNKLTGEDDLKVGLFIAENRFREAARVCGEDSSGWASSAFPTNDTRSRPGSRLQSSGKRKSSVSDSSKPSRSKSKKASMDRSEMHPYQADSIFQSMPSLKDLKIDLTSLTTDEVGIDGMDSIFSFDLNGESSLEMESVGMIPHDYVAGLISDLDDSTAFPEYTDIR, from the exons ATGGCGTCCAAAGGTCCCAGGTCCAGGATTGATCACGAGAGCAGAGCCAAACGGCAGAAG GCTCTTGAAGCTCCAAGGGAGCCTCGGCGACCCAAAACTCATTGGGACCATGTCTTAGAAGAGATGGTTTGGCTATCAAAG GACTTTGAGTCAGAGAGGAAATGGAAATTAGCTCAGGCAAAAAAAGTAGCTTTAAGAGCCAGCAAAGGCATGTTAGATCAGGCTACAAGAGGtgaaaaaaagatgaag GAAGAGGAGCAGCGGTTAAGAAAGGTTGCACTTAATATTTCTAAGGATGTCAAGAAATTCtggacaaaaatagaaaagctg GTTCTTTACAAACATCAAATGGAACTcgatgagaagaagaaaaaggcacTTGACAAACAGCTTGAGTTTCTATTAGGGCAAACTGAGAG GTACTCaacaatgttggctgaaaatcTTGGGGATCCTTATAAATCAGCAGAGAATAATTCTGCAGAGCACCGCAAGAGTATTCATTGCAAAGATGTACATGATGTTATTAATGAACCTAAGGAAGCTGATGTTG TGGAGTATCAATCAGATGCAGCTGACAATGATGAAGAGTATGATGTGCAATCTGATGATGaattg GAGGATGATGAGCGAACAATTGAGCAAGATGAGGCTCTTATAACTAAAGAAGAAAGGCAAGAGGAATTGGCTGCTTTGCGTGATGAAATGGATCTTCCGATTCAGGAGTTACTTAAACGTTATGCTGGGGAGAAAG GAGAATCGGTAATGAAAGGAAGTAGTCCAGAGCATAGTGAAGATGGTGGGAAAATAGTTAGAGCTGGTGATG AAAACAGAGATGATCTTTTATCTGTCAGCAAAGTTGACACAAGCAACTCCAGCATGGTCTCTGGTCGACGTTGT GATGAAAGTAATGGTGATGTTGCTACACCAACAAACAATCTATCTCAATGTGAGGATGGTCAATCTGAAAATCTAAAAGAGACTCCCAGTGAGACAGCCAATGAAGATTTTGCATATGATTTTACCGATGAAGAG GAAGATGGTGACTTTTTGCTTGTCACAGAAGATAAG GATGATGAAACAACCTTATCTGAGGAGGAAAAAATGGAAAGAGTTGATACAATTGATCCCAAGGATGAG ATTGCATTATTACAAAAGGAGAGTGACATGCCTGTCGAGGAACTGCTTGCAAGATATAAAAGG GACCCAAGTGACGATGAAGATGGGGAATATGAATCTGATTATGCTTCTGCTTTATCAGAGAAACATTCGGATTCTCCAGTCCATCAAGATGCTGGGCAGAAGGATCCTGCCATTCCTATGGATGAAGATATCAAGTCTGGTGAGCACCTGGCTGCCACCATACAGTTCCAGGAAGAACAGAGGGAATCACCTCGTGAAAATttggaaaaaagagaaagtgaggATATAATTGCTGATGCAGCTGCTGCTGCAAGATCAGCACAACCCACCGGAAACACCTTCTCCACAACTAATGTGCGTACAAAGTTCCCTTTTCTACTCAAGTACTCTCTTCGTGAGTATCAACATATTGGATTGGATTGGCTTGTCACGATGTATGAAAAAAGACTCAATGGAATTTTGGCAGATGAAATGGGGCTTGGAAAAACAATTATGACTATTTCTTTGCTTGCACATCTTGCTTGTGATAAAGGGATTTGGGGCCCACATTTAATTGTGGTACCAACTAGTGTAATGCTTAACTGGGAGACTGAATTTCTGAAATGGTGTCCTGCCTTTAAAATTTTGACTTATTTTGGAAGTGCAAAGGAGCGAAAACTTAAAAGGCAAGGATGGTTAAAACCTAACTCCTTTCATGTATGCATAACAACTTATAGATTAGTTATTCAGGACTCCAAAGTTTTCAAGCGCAAAAAGTGGAAATACTTGATCTTAGATGAAGCTCATCTCATTAAAAACTGGAAGTCACAAAGGTGGCAGACActcttgaatttcaattcaaaacgACGAATTCTCTTGACTGGTACGCCACTACAGAATGATCTCATGGAACTGTGGTCTCTCATGCATTTCTTAATGCCCCATGTTTTccagtcacatcaagagtttaAGGATTGGTTTAGTAATCCTATATCAGGGATGGTAGatggagaagaaaaaattaataaggaGGTTGTTGATCGCCTTCATAATGTACTTCGTCCATTCTTACTCCGTCGACTTAAGCGAGATGTGGAGAAGCAACTTCCAATGAAGCACGAACATGTCATATACTGTAGACTATCAAAGAGGCAACGGAATTTGTATGAAGATTTCATTGCTAGTTCAGAGACCCAAGCCACTCTTGCAAGTGCCAATTTTTTTGGGATGATTAGTATTATCATGCAACTTCGTAAGGTTTGCAATCATCCCGACCTATTTGAGGGTCGTCCTATTGTCAGTTCTTTTGATATGTGTGGTATTGATATTCAGTTAAGTTCTTCTGTTTGCTCCATACTTTTGCCTAGTCCCTTTTCAACAGTGGACCTAAGAGGTTTGGGTCTTTTATTCACTCATCTTGACAGCATGGCTGCTTGGGAAAGTGATGAAGTACAAACTATTGAGACCCCTGCGACTTTAATCATGGAACGTACTGATATGACCGAACTAGAAGTAATTCGGCCACAGAAATGTCAAAAAAAGTTGCAAGGAACAAACATTTTTGAAGAAATCCAACGGGCAATCTGGGAAGAGAGGCTAAAAGAGGCCAAGGAACGTGCAGCAGCTATTGCATGGTGGAATTCCTTGAGATGTAAAAGAAGACCCATCTACTCGACAACTCTAAGGGATCTTGTTACCTTAAGACATCCTGTATATGATATTCATCAGGTTAAAGCAGACCCTGTTTCATACTTGTACTCATCAAAGCTAGCTGACATTGTTCTCTCCCCGGTTGAACGATTTCAGAAGATGACTGATGTGGTTGAGAGCTTCATGTTTTCAATTCCAGCTGCTCGGGCACCCTCTCCTGTTTGCTGGTGCAGTACAAGTGAGACAAATGTGTTTCTGCACCCATCTTACAAGCAGAAATGCTCTGAAGTTCTGTTACCGCTACTAGCACCAATCAGGCCTGCAATTGTCCGCCGGCAAGTGTATTTCCCCGATAGGCGTCTTATACAATTTGACTGTGGGAAACTGCAGGAACTAGCAATTTTGTTGAGGAAATTAAAATCAGAAGGTCACCGAGCTCTGATATTCACCCAGATGACAAAGATGCTTGACATATTAGAGGCATTCATTAATTTGTATGGGTATACATACATGCGCTTAGATGGATCAACCCAGCCGGAGGAGAGACAGACCTTAATGCAGCGCTTTAACACAAATcccaaatattttcttttcatcttgTCAACCCGTAGTGGGGGTGTTGGTATCAATCTAGTTGGAGCTGACacagttattttttatgatagtgACTGGAATCCTGCTATGGATCAACAGGCTCAAGATCGGTGCCACAGAATTGGTCAGACACGTGAAGTTCATATCTATAGATTGATTAGTGAAAGCACCATTGAGGAGAATATTTTGAAGAAAGCAAATCAGAAGCGTGCACTTGATAATCTAGTTATACAAAGTGGGGGTTATAATACCGAGTTCTTCAAGAAGCTCGATCCTATGGAACTATTTTCAGGTCATAGAAcactttcaataaaaaatattgtgaagGAAAAAGACCAGAACAATGGGGAAGTTTCTGTAACTAATGATGATGTTGAGGCTGCATTAAAATGTGTAGAAGATGAAGCAGAttatatggcattgaagaaagtTGAACTGGAAGAGGCTGTGGACAATCAGGAGTTTACAGAAGAAGCCATTGGGAGACTTGAAGAGGATGAATATGTAAATGAGGATGATGACACTGCAGAATTAGGTGAATCTGTTTCGAATTTAAATAAAGAGAATGTGTTAATGTTAAACGGAACTGATCATAAGGAAGATAGACCGACACACTCTGTTCCTGTCAAAGAAGATGATCCTGACATGTTGGCTGATGTCAAACAGATGGCTGCAGCTGCAGCTGCAGCTGGACAAGCTATCTCAGCATTTGAGAATGAGCTACGCCCTATTGATCAATATGCCATTCGTTTCCTGGAACTGTGGGATCCAATTATAGATAAAACAGCCTTGGAATCTGAAGTCAGGATTGAGGACACAGAATGGGAGTTGGATCGCATTGAAAAGTACAAGGAGGAGATGGAAGCCGAAATTGATGAAGATGAGGAACCTCTTGTATATGAAA GCTGGGATGCTGATTATGCAACTACGGCATATCGACAGCATGTAGAGGCCTTGGCTCAACATCAG tTAATGGAGGAACTCGAATATGAAGCTAGGCAGaaagaagctgaggaagaaaCCTGTGATTCTAAAAA GACTCCAACACCAGGAGATTCGAAGCCCAAATCTAAAAAGAAACCCAAGAAGGCAAAGTTCAAATCTCTAAAGAAAGGTTCTTTAACCTCTGGCTTGAGACCTGTGAAAGAAGAGTCACAAGCACAGCCTATGAACATAGATGATGAGAATGTCCCTGGTCTAGATTTTCAGTCTCCAAATTCAACCATGCAGAAAAAACGTAAGAAATCTAAATTAACAACTGatggtgaagaagaaaagagactTAAGAAGTCCAAAAAGTCCAAGAGGGATTCTCCTGACATTTATGCTTCCGATTTGGAATCCAACTCATTAGTTGTGCAGGATGAACATGCAGAATCAAAGACTTGTGAAAGTCTGGTTGATTTAGAACAGAAAACAGCAAGCAGGAGTAAGATGGGAGGAAAAATATCCATCACTCCTATCCCTTTAAAACAGGTCTGGATGATAAAaccagaaaaattgaaaaagggaAATCATTGGTCCAAAGATTGTATTCCACCAGCTGATTTTTGGCTGCCTCAGGAGGATGCAATATTATGTGCTGTTGTTCATGAATATGGTCCTAACTGGAGTTTGGTTAGTGAAACACTTTATGGCATGAGTGGTGGTGGGTCATACAGGGGAAGATATCGTCATCCTGTCCAATGCTGTGAGAGGTTCAGAGAACTATTCCAAAAGTATGTCTTGCTGTCAATGGACAATGCAAATCATGAGAAGATCAACAGTCCGGGCTCTGGAAAGGCTCTGCTTAAAGTTACAGAG GATAACATTCGGATGCTGTTAGATGTTGCTTCTGAGCAGGTAAATAGGGAGTTACTGCTGCAGAAGCATTTTTTTGCATTGCTTTCATCTGTCTGGAAAGTGGCATCACACGTTGACCACAGGCGAAATCCATCACCCTCCTGTAATGGTCTCTATTTCGATCAGAGTTTCTATACTTCCATTGGCCAGCCTTCACAAAATTCCTTGAAGAAATCCTCTGAAAGGATGGCATTTGCAAATTTGGCCCCGAGCAAGAATTTAGTAGCAGCTGCACTTGATGATATCACAACTAGGCAAGTGAATGACAAAGTCATTCTGTCTAACCAAGGGGAAGACATGCCAGTGAGTGCAGATCAGCTGGATATAACACTGGAGTTTGCAAAAGAGGATAGCGACGTCCTATCTTCATTTCCATCTGttataaatttatcaatacATGGGACTGAACCAACACCATCTTTAAATAAGCTAACAGGAGAAGATGATCTTAAAGTTGGTTTGTTCATTGCTGAGAATCGTTTCAG GGAGGCTGCAAGAGTTTGTGGAGAAGACAGCTCTGGATGGGCATCATCTGCATTCCCAACCAACGATACAAGGTCTCGACCTGGATCCAGGTTACAATCCTCCGGAAAGCGGAAGTCTTCTGTATCTGACTCTTCTAAGCCTTCTAGGTCAAAGTCCAAAAAAGCTTCAATGGATCGTAGTGAAATGCATCCCTATCAGGCTGACTCAATATTCCAGTCAATGCCATCACTTAAAGATCTGAAAATTGATCTCACTTCATTAACTACTGATGAAGTTGGAATTGATGGTATGGATAGCATTTTCTCCTTTGACTTGAATGGGGAAAGTTCATTGGAAATGGAGAGTGTTGGAATGATCCCACATGATTATGTTGCTGGTTTAATCTCAGACCTTGATGATAGTACAGCATTCCCTGAATATACTGACATTAGATAA